Sequence from the Magallana gigas chromosome 4, xbMagGiga1.1, whole genome shotgun sequence genome:
TTAGTTTAGTACAATTAGCTAAAACATTATATACAGCATTAACAGCAACTAGAAAATTCACGTGGGTATGACttgcaaataaatatatgtataacgctttaaaaaatatgagaTGCCACGTTATGttgaaatgtttcaaataattaatgTGACCCTGCATTTTTGCACAAGCATTAGTTAAGTAAATGAGTGAGCAAAATCCTTAAAACCGATTGTCTTAAAATTGAagtgtttatttataataataattcatctttcctttatttataattgataacaagCTCCTGCTTCAGTGTGTGGAGAAGAGGAGACAACCTTCATTCCAATATAAGAAGGGTTTCACCTGAATTGATTTGTCTCTGAGTGACAAGTTGACAAAGGTCCGGGTGATCAGATCAGTAAGTGTATGAACAAGAATGTTAATATATTCCATAAATGAACATATTAAGATGACTTTGCATTGTTAAAGCAATAAGCAAATATATGCATAGATAATCTGGTTATACAAAagcattataaaatcagtcaAGGCTGATCAAATATTATCACATTTTTTGCTAGACAGCACTAGCAATGCCACAGGTCAATTCATGAAACTGTCATGTTGAATCAAATTCATCGGAAGAGTCTTGTCTACAAGTGGTAAACAAGATGCCAGGAATTTGTCCAATCTTCACATCAGTTCCATTTCGACTGAATTTGGACTTGCTAAAACTAAAGCGAACACCTGAGCAGGTAACTGTGCTCTGTCCGTTCTTCCCTTGGTAAGTGTCCAGTCCGTCGGAGCTTAAAAGTTTCACCACTAAGCTGTACTTCTTTTTTGGTCCGATGTCGACTGGAGTTTCCAGGAGGATGGGATAGGTGTGTTGACTCTCGCTGGTTTTCAGTCTTGTTTTCCTGGTCACCTTTTCTATATCCATGGTATCATACAGCGAGCACGTCACATCATATACTCCTTCACCGATATAAGAACCATACACCAGGAGACCATGAAGAGAAATCTTCTCATTGCAGGTGAAAGAGATGGCGTCTGGCTCTCCCCCGCAATACCACGAGCCATCCTCGTAAACCGCTCCGTATCGGATGCAGGTCTGAATCGGCCGACTATCATTGACGTCTGAGTGGAAAGAAGTGGTCATGGAAGTAGGCGAGTCTAAACCTGAGTAGCGATTAATTGGGCTGAACTTGCACTTTTTACTTCTGTCCTTCTTAAAGAAGTATTTGAAGAGTTCAACTTTTTCTGAATCTGTCAGGATATCCATGTCTGCCACAACCTCTGTGAAGTATTGGTCCCCTAGTAACGGAAACCTGaccaaataaataatgtttccCAACACTCTCCTCTGGTTCTCTGCATTTACTTCCAGATTTTTCTCCTTACATCTAGCATTGGCCCACTTCAACGTCGCATCAAGTACCGACTTCTCGTCGATCTGCAGTTCATCGCTGGACAATATCACCTCCAGACACTGTGACGACAAGCTGAGGAAATCTTCAGATATCAGCACCTCCTTTGTGTTGCGACAGATGTAGCCCATGCACTTACGTTGGAGTTCATGTTCATCGTACAGATGTGACTGTTCTAAAATGGCACAGATGTTCTCGGTGGTCTGGTCCAGCTCCAGGTACTGAATGCACTGTTTGACTAATGCCTGGATAGAGTATTTCTTAGCAGCATACAACAATGGCAGCACTATGTCTGGTTGCAGGTCAACACTGTCTGTATACAGAAATCTAAAATAAAGAACAAATGCACTTGATGTTTCTAACCAAAACCAATTTAGTTTTGCTCCATAACACCAGTAAATCTTCATGGTGATATTTTTAGAATACACTATGTGTATATacacaaaacaatatattaGGCATTAACTATCATTATTAGAAATAGAAATTGATTAAGCATATCTTTAACATTCCGTAAATATAGTAACTTGAATCACGGCAGATTGTGGGGTATAGAAAATGAATAATGCTACAGGCAGTCCTTTACATCCAGTATAATGTATCTTCCTCTGGGACAGTTGCCCACAAACCTGTTcccatttattatttttactacTCACAAATTTTTGACCCCTCACAAGTTGAAGAATTCTGAGCATCAAGGAATTATAATGATTTGTACAGTGAGAGACAATTCTTACTCCAACAATGCCTTGAACACTGGTGGTTCGATATCTGgtagagttatttccctttgtgtTTCAGCCAGCGGTCCACAGAACATAGTGAAGAAGACACAACTTCTGCTGATGAGGATATATTTATGTGCAGGAACTCTTTCTTTGTCTTCTCCTACCAAGAAGTCAATGTCACAGGCCACCTGATTGGTCCACATGTGGCGGTTACAAAACTGAAGGTTTCTACAGGACTGCCAATCGTCAATGATGGAGGCTGCCATACCTAATATACAGAGGGTGGTttccttaaaaataaaacaaaaaaactaacATGATAACATACACAGTTTTAAGAGCATTCAGGGGCAAAACATTGAACCAATCAATAAAGGCATtgacacaagtacatgtatcatatattgTGTATcaaacaaaccattttggtACTAGTCCGATCAAGTCAAAACAAATCAGCTACATAAATTTTTGGAATAAGCCCTTTTTATGGACAGAATTgcatgtaaaatgaaaattgtttattagaaTGTTAATTAAGCAATTAATGCTTATTTTTAGATATCGTCAGTCCTATAACACAACAGGTCAGGCAGACAAATTTGAATACCAAAAGTCAGAATTAATTtaatggttatacatgtattttacattgtTTGAACTTCTTAATGCCTCGTCCACAAATGTGAAATATTCCTCAAAATCACTGTATAATCCTGTGggcaaaattaaatatatgGAAGAGCCAACTGTAGCAGCCACAAggtgaactttgattttggctgaactttgatttttgtcTGTGACATTGCACTTTAACAGCATTCATCGTTTGTGATGTCAGAATAAATCTCATCATTTAACCTTTCAGTACCATGTGTAtgttacagtgttataactgcaGTAGCTTTCCACACACCTTAAATGCCAGAAATaagtggaatgtaaatatttaaggaTATTAACTAAGCTTGAAAATTGAAGAGGctgatatttaaatattacatgattgtatatttaaattttacacacaTGACTAAAGTGTGGGCTGGATTTCCAGACTGGGATGAATGATGTTCTGCGATTCAGGGAGGACACCAGTCAAAATATCACGCTGAGTTTATTCTaccaggattttttttttttttaaatattaaacactTCCACCAACTATGTAAGATGAATAAAAATGTGGTTTCTTTACTATGGTTTCTggatagggccatttgcgttaGTGCGACATCGCGTTCAGATGAACGAGACATAGCACTAACACACAACatgccgtcgcgctaacacaactttgcacaacacgccgtcgcgctaatacacaacacgccgtcgcgctaacaccaCTTTGCACAACATgccatcgcgctaacacacaacacacTATCGTGCTAACACaaaacacgccgtcgcgctaatgcaactttgcaagtttcacaTCTAGTAGGAAGTCATGTCCGGAAATATTAGACTGCGCATGCTGAAATATGTAGGCCTGCACGCAAgcatggatgaaaaataaataaaatgtactttgaaatacatatattattttcatttattatcaatacgtgtgaataaaaatatagttactagtatgtcactgtataaggaTATGCTAGCGtgcatataaattattaataaatctaCCAATTGATAAATTAACCTTAAATATTTAGTATAATTAATTAACTCagcaataatatatttataacatgtacatgtcacaAATTCATATTAGGTGCTCTGTGTAATATACCAAagcaaagaaattttaaaatgtaaaattacagGTATATAACATGACATTGTCATGAATATATTATTGttgatttaatgaattatattaaatatttaaggtaaacttatcaattggtagatttcataataatttacatGCACGCTAGCATAtccttatacagtgacatactagtaactatatttttattcatatgcattgataataaatgaaaatgatatatatatttcaaagtacattttatttatttttaatccatGCTTGCGTGCAGGCCTACATATTTCAGCATGGGCAGTCTGATATTTCCGGACACGACTTCCTACTagactgtgaaacttgcaaagttgcgtaagcgcgacggcgtgttatgcaaagttgtgttagcgcgacggcgtgttgtatgttagcgcgacggcatgttgtgtgttagcgcgacggtgtGTTATGCAAAGTTGTGATAGCGTGACgacgtgttgtgtgttagcgcgacggcgtgttgtgtgtcagcgcgatgtctcgtttatctgaacgcgatgtcgcgctaacgcaaatggccctatcTGGACACCATACTTTACAGGTAAAAATGTCAACATAACAATCTGCCAAAGTTTTTGTGCATCATTTACTgcaagtttttttaaatacatgtacagaactGTAGCGCGTAGTTCTACCTCAATCCTAGTTTCTTAACACAGCTACAGCAGCTGTACAGTTCTTCATTTGTACGATCTACATCATGTACATCATCATGTAATTATACAACCCTCAAACTTTGTTTGCTTTTTGGCAACATAGATAAACAACAGAAAAATGCATTGTCAGGTAGCAAGAAATATAAATTACTCAACAAATAAAATCCAACCTTTTCTCACTCACTTCACTCACAGTAAACAATTTTCTATTACGATTCTAACTCAAAATGAAAGTAGATAATAAGTTGTACAACAGCTGATTCGAATGTCAAGTTTACTCCCTGAATAGGCATTGCTGTCCTTCCTGTTTGCATTTTAGTAAAATCGTGTCACTGTAAGATagcaaaatgtgaatatttaGAGAATTTTGATACGTTTTAGAATGGTTGCAAAATATGGAAAATGAACGCATTAACCAACAGATTGTCAACGTTGAATAAACGCTTCAATGGAATATCTTAAAGAAATTGTTTACTAAAACATTTGTTCGACTTAAATGCTCATTTCAATATATTCCCGAACTTCCTCTTATTTTGGTTTAGTCATAAGTACGTATTGACAGTATTCCCGCTTTGTTCTTGTTCATTGTAATTATATTATGTCCAACAAGATGCCGTTTTATAAGATCTAAAAATCTACGTCatgttaattgatttttttattcaggaaATTGGAACCAGTCAACGCTGCCTTACACCAGAGATCCTTGACCCTGGGACGTGATATAATCCTTATATACTGAAGGTTAACGAAAGCGACAAGATAAGCATGGCAGACAAAGTTCTTACGATGGATTCTATTAATccaaatattgtgaaaatggAATATGCTGTTAGAGGCCCTATAGTTGCCAGGGCCACTGAGCTAGAGAAAGAGCTTGCAAATGGTGCCAACAAACCGTTTACATCAGTGATGAAAGCCAATATTGGAGACTGTCATGCTACAGGTCAAACTCCGATTACATTCATCCGGCAGGTCCTATCCGTGTGTGCATACCCAGAAATGTTGGAGACCTGCAATTTTCCCCAAGATGTCAAAGATAGAGCCAAAAGGCTGTTGGGAGGCTGTAAGGGAGGCAGTATTGGATCCTACTCAGCGAGCCCAGGGATTGATGTCATAAGAGAGGATATAGCTAAGTATATATCTGAAAGAGATGGAATTCCGAGCAAACCAGAGGACATAATGCTGTGCACTGGAGCCAGTGATGGgataaagacaattttagccATGTTAATGACAGGGAAGTTGGGGAAAGAGCGAGCTGGCATCCTGATTCCAGTACCCCAGTACCCACTCTATTCTGCAACCCTCACTGAGTTTAATGCATATCCCATCCCATATTATCTGGATGAGGAGAATCACTGGGGACTTGATGTTAAAGAATTAAAGCGTGCCCTCAATGAAGCTAAGTCAAACTGTGTTCCCAGAGCTATTTGTGTCATAAACCCAGGTAATCCAACAGGGCAGGTGCTCACCAGACAAAACATAGAAGATGTCATCAAGTTTGCTAAACAGGAGAAGCTGATGGTGCTAGCAGATGAGGTCTACCAACACAATATATGGGGAGAGGGATGCAAATTCTTTTCTTTCAAGAAAGTGCTTTCAGAAATGGGTCCTGATTATAACACAATGGAATTGGCATCTTTCATGTCAGCATCAAAAGGTTTCATGGGCGAATGTGGTTCAAGGGGAGGTTATGCAGAGATTGTAAATTTACTCCCAGATGTCAAAGCCTGCCTCATGAAATCCATCTCAGCTAAGCTCTGTCCACCAATTGTTGGTCAAATTGTCATGGATTGCATCACAAACCCCCCAAAACCTGGAGATCCTTCGTATGAGCTATTCAAGAAAGAAAAAGACAATGTCTTGGCTCTTTTGAAGAAAAAGGCAGGAATGGTGACTAGTCTCTTTAACTCGATTGAAGGCATCAAATGCAATGAAGTTCAGGGTGCTATGTATGCTTTCCCACAAATTTTCTTACCTCAAGGTGCAGTGGAAGAGGCCAAGAAGAGGAACCAGACTCCCGATGCTTTCTACTGCTTCCAGTTGTTGGAAACAACGGGGATCTGTGTGGTGCCAGGGAGTGGGTTCAGACAGAAGGAGGGGACATTCCATTTCCGGATAACAATTCTTCCCAAGATCGAGGAAATGACCGATGCCTTAGAGCGCTTCAAAGAATTTCACCTTGCTTTCTTAGCTCGATTCAAGAACTAGAGGTTGGTTTTGGATGATAaagtcaaatttttttaaatcacactTATTTCCCACCAGAAACAAGAAAGACATGTctctaaaatttttaaattttatcaattttttaaaaaagtttctgtatttcttttttttccagttATTTCTATGAGCTCTAAAAATGGAACCactagatttttaaaagaaggaacAATACCATACCAGAAGAACGAAGACGATGCAAGCAATGTGGTTGTATCTACTTtaacgatattgtatgataatatattttatatctagATGGCGTTTATATCCCCGATTTCTATCCGCCCTgatgttgttttgattttgaaatgtttgtttctGCTACAgctgttgttttaaaaaatatcattatcataTGTATTGTTTCTGAATGTCACAACTTGATTCTTGTAATTTTTGCTGATTTCTATGTCTACAAGAGCCACTATTTATATGTATCCATTGGTggtgttgtattttgtttttcattaatatttcacCAAGTCTGTACTAGTTACATGTACCAGGAGAAATCATTGGACATGTTGATCATGAACTGTTTTATCAGAGGAGAGATTTTTTTTAGAccctttattctttatttaaaaagatcTAATGTGGTTGAACCATGTTTGTCTAAGGTTCCTTGTGTAGGCTTTATGATCATTAGGAGTTGTTGTTCCTCCACTAAGGTTGCTTATTTAAAAGTATCTTATcaagtcatttttttatttttcattttttttgtaaattctatttttattactaattgtatattttttttgtttcatttttaactgcttgatttagatttttaaaagaaatatttgaactttaattttattaagatctttaatttttttgttttaaatgtatttatctgATAAAAGCTGTATATGAAATATGTGTATCATAACACTACAAGAAATCAAAATTTAGCTCAGTTTTCTGTATGGTGCACAATTCAGTTAAGAGTGCCGGATGGCCatgaccatttttagactatatttactttctttagaagaagatc
This genomic interval carries:
- the LOC105333878 gene encoding BTB/POZ domain-containing protein 6-B isoform X1, with product MLLKCNVTDKNQSSAKIKVHLVAATVGSSIYLILPTGLYSDFEEYFTFVDEALRSSNNETTLCILGMAASIIDDWQSCRNLQFCNRHMWTNQVACDIDFLVGEDKERVPAHKYILISRSCVFFTMFCGPLAETQREITLPDIEPPVFKALLEFLYTDSVDLQPDIVLPLLYAAKKYSIQALVKQCIQYLELDQTTENICAILEQSHLYDEHELQRKCMGYICRNTKEVLISEDFLSLSSQCLEVILSSDELQIDEKSVLDATLKWANARCKEKNLEVNAENQRRVLGNIIYLVRFPLLGDQYFTEVVADMDILTDSEKVELFKYFFKKDRSKKCKFSPINRYSGLDSPTSMTTSFHSDVNDSRPIQTCIRYGAVYEDGSWYCGGEPDAISFTCNEKISLHGLLVYGSYIGEGVYDVTCSLYDTMDIEKVTRKTRLKTSESQHTYPILLETPVDIGPKKKYSLVVKLLSSDGLDTYQGKNGQSTVTCSGVRFSFSKSKFSRNGTDVKIGQIPGILFTTCRQDSSDEFDST
- the LOC105333878 gene encoding BTB/POZ domain-containing protein 6 isoform X2, giving the protein MAASIIDDWQSCRNLQFCNRHMWTNQVACDIDFLVGEDKERVPAHKYILISRSCVFFTMFCGPLAETQREITLPDIEPPVFKALLEFLYTDSVDLQPDIVLPLLYAAKKYSIQALVKQCIQYLELDQTTENICAILEQSHLYDEHELQRKCMGYICRNTKEVLISEDFLSLSSQCLEVILSSDELQIDEKSVLDATLKWANARCKEKNLEVNAENQRRVLGNIIYLVRFPLLGDQYFTEVVADMDILTDSEKVELFKYFFKKDRSKKCKFSPINRYSGLDSPTSMTTSFHSDVNDSRPIQTCIRYGAVYEDGSWYCGGEPDAISFTCNEKISLHGLLVYGSYIGEGVYDVTCSLYDTMDIEKVTRKTRLKTSESQHTYPILLETPVDIGPKKKYSLVVKLLSSDGLDTYQGKNGQSTVTCSGVRFSFSKSKFSRNGTDVKIGQIPGILFTTCRQDSSDEFDST
- the LOC105333876 gene encoding alanine aminotransferase 2 translates to MADKVLTMDSINPNIVKMEYAVRGPIVARATELEKELANGANKPFTSVMKANIGDCHATGQTPITFIRQVLSVCAYPEMLETCNFPQDVKDRAKRLLGGCKGGSIGSYSASPGIDVIREDIAKYISERDGIPSKPEDIMLCTGASDGIKTILAMLMTGKLGKERAGILIPVPQYPLYSATLTEFNAYPIPYYLDEENHWGLDVKELKRALNEAKSNCVPRAICVINPGNPTGQVLTRQNIEDVIKFAKQEKLMVLADEVYQHNIWGEGCKFFSFKKVLSEMGPDYNTMELASFMSASKGFMGECGSRGGYAEIVNLLPDVKACLMKSISAKLCPPIVGQIVMDCITNPPKPGDPSYELFKKEKDNVLALLKKKAGMVTSLFNSIEGIKCNEVQGAMYAFPQIFLPQGAVEEAKKRNQTPDAFYCFQLLETTGICVVPGSGFRQKEGTFHFRITILPKIEEMTDALERFKEFHLAFLARFKN